The following are encoded together in the Paludisphaera mucosa genome:
- a CDS encoding MarR family winged helix-turn-helix transcriptional regulator, whose amino-acid sequence MTRLYDSEFRGSGMRVTQFTLLSLLERSGEIGQGDLGELASLDGTTLTRSLRPLERSGWVAVQAGADRRQRRVAITQAGKAKLDQVRPAWRKVQERLHKSLPDGTWDSLFAALPEVTQAAR is encoded by the coding sequence GTGACGCGGCTCTACGACTCGGAGTTCCGCGGCTCCGGCATGCGGGTCACCCAGTTCACCTTGCTGAGCCTGCTCGAACGGTCGGGCGAGATCGGGCAGGGCGACCTCGGCGAATTGGCCTCGCTCGACGGGACGACCCTGACGCGCAGCCTGCGTCCCCTCGAACGGAGCGGCTGGGTGGCGGTCCAGGCCGGCGCCGATCGACGCCAGCGCCGGGTCGCGATCACCCAGGCTGGGAAGGCCAAGCTCGACCAGGTCCGCCCCGCCTGGCGGAAGGTCCAGGAGCGACTACACAAATCGCTGCCGGATGGGACCTGGGATTCGCTCTTCGCGGCCTTGCCGGAAGTCACGCAGGCCGCTCGCTAA
- a CDS encoding aldo/keto reductase yields the protein MERRDLLKGFSAAGLLSLLDPGYLRARAAVQAGEAPTRAVPKRPYGRARDPISVIGFGGIVVKDVTPEQAAGYVSEAVDRGVNYFDVAPSYGNAQERLGPALRPHRQGCFLACKTNQRDSVGAQRELDESLRLLQTDHLDLYQLHAITTLEEVERAFGPGGAMEVFLKAREQGKVRYLGFSAHSEEAAHAAMDRHDFDSILFPLGFPTWIKEGFGHSVHKRALEGGKGILALKAMAHQKWTVKPEGRRWGKAWYEPFDQIDQVSLGLRFTSALPAHAMIPPGHWELFKMAVELAQAGALTPLNDAEREIVAAIAKGSDPIFERKA from the coding sequence ATGGAACGTCGAGACCTTCTCAAAGGTTTCTCCGCCGCTGGGCTGCTCTCGCTGTTGGATCCCGGCTACTTGAGAGCGAGGGCAGCCGTGCAGGCTGGCGAGGCGCCGACGCGGGCGGTGCCGAAGCGGCCGTACGGGCGGGCGCGAGACCCGATTTCGGTGATCGGCTTCGGCGGGATCGTGGTCAAGGACGTGACGCCCGAGCAGGCTGCGGGCTACGTCTCCGAGGCGGTGGACCGGGGCGTCAATTACTTCGACGTGGCGCCCAGCTACGGCAACGCCCAGGAGCGTCTGGGGCCTGCGCTCAGGCCGCATCGGCAGGGCTGCTTCCTCGCGTGCAAGACGAATCAGCGCGACTCCGTGGGGGCCCAGCGCGAACTGGACGAGTCGTTGAGGCTCTTGCAGACCGACCATCTCGACCTTTATCAGCTTCACGCCATCACGACGCTGGAGGAGGTCGAGCGGGCCTTCGGCCCGGGAGGGGCGATGGAGGTCTTCCTGAAGGCGAGGGAGCAGGGCAAGGTCCGCTATCTCGGATTCTCGGCCCACAGCGAGGAGGCCGCCCACGCGGCGATGGACCGGCACGACTTCGACTCGATCCTCTTTCCCCTGGGCTTCCCGACCTGGATCAAGGAAGGCTTCGGCCACTCGGTCCACAAGCGGGCGCTCGAGGGTGGGAAGGGCATCCTCGCCCTCAAGGCGATGGCCCACCAGAAGTGGACGGTCAAGCCGGAAGGCCGGAGGTGGGGCAAGGCCTGGTATGAGCCATTCGACCAGATCGATCAAGTCTCGCTCGGGCTGAGGTTCACGAGCGCGCTCCCGGCCCACGCCATGATCCCTCCCGGGCACTGGGAACTCTTCAAGATGGCCGTCGAGCTGGCCCAGGCGGGGGCGCTTACCCCGCTCAACGACGCCGAGCGGGAGATCGTCGCGGCCATCGCCAAGGGCAGCGACCCGATCTTCGAGCGCAAGGCCTGA
- a CDS encoding transposase, translating to MGDLSTSSQVHKIAESAVKGKTSRKLMQEYSRLNRQCWGRHLWARGFFVASSGVVTDEAIIEDIRSQDLDKGDGDFRVDGESS from the coding sequence ATAGGCGACCTGTCCACTTCCTCGCAAGTACACAAAATCGCGGAAAGTGCTGTGAAGGGGAAGACGTCTCGAAAGCTGATGCAGGAGTACAGCCGCCTGAACAGGCAGTGCTGGGGCCGCCACCTTTGGGCGCGGGGTTTCTTCGTGGCCAGCTCGGGGGTCGTTACGGACGAGGCGATCATCGAGGACATCCGGTCGCAGGATCTGGATAAAGGAGACGGCGACTTCCGAGTGGACGGCGAGTCGTCGTGA